In Candidatus Dependentiae bacterium, the following are encoded in one genomic region:
- a CDS encoding ankyrin repeat domain-containing protein has product MKKQLVLFILAMVFMHGVMMASQESNTAALSEQLVLAGYMGDDKVAAQLIKAGANVNTADRHGSFPLSMAAAWGSDKIVAQLLAAGADVNKADRDGSTALSMAARGGRDKVVAQLLTAGADVNEAYQDGSTPLSIAAREGHDKVVAQLLAAGVRVSRQTLKKFPAIIILIKEESQKEEMQRVLFGERLVEDKEGQEQVIGGIFPSAGGHQIGLSNIIGNYIIALPENKYEMIDVFNKYQDEKRKLFLEKLAEENKTSSEGGDQSQDKEISKGLKDSERQRRANTPKQDASQESNSQEDKELKEFKEDDVTNKQGDLDVRKIANAVHFIVNEKSKGISDASISSFLESTSSSSGFYLNPDESLLAWKLYTQLSKEEKTFILNQSTRAGSNNVLNLVRDLLQKIVATEAAKGAKSQTLSTRMSNEPSEYEQAQEFGMSLEEYREQK; this is encoded by the coding sequence ATGAAAAAACAATTAGTGCTATTTATACTAGCAATGGTGTTTATGCACGGTGTAATGATGGCAAGCCAGGAATCTAATACAGCAGCATTAAGCGAACAATTGGTTCTTGCTGGTTATATGGGGGATGACAAGGTAGCAGCCCAATTAATCAAAGCGGGTGCTAATGTTAATACAGCTGATAGGCATGGCAGCTTCCCTTTGTCGATGGCTGCTGCGTGGGGGAGTGACAAAATAGTAGCGCAATTGCTTGCGGCTGGTGCTGATGTCAATAAAGCTGATCGGGATGGCAGCACCGCTTTGTCGATGGCTGCTCGTGGGGGGCGCGACAAGGTAGTAGCGCAATTGCTTACAGCTGGTGCTGATGTTAATGAAGCTTATCAGGATGGCAGCACCCCTTTGTCGATTGCTGCTCGTGAGGGGCATGACAAGGTAGTAGCGCAATTGCTTGCAGCTGGTGTTCGTGTTTCTAGGCAAACTCTGAAAAAATTTCCTGCTATAATTATTCTTATTAAAGAAGAATCTCAAAAAGAAGAAATGCAGCGAGTGCTTTTTGGCGAACGCCTTGTTGAGGATAAAGAAGGTCAAGAACAAGTTATTGGTGGGATATTTCCTAGTGCTGGTGGTCATCAAATAGGTCTTAGTAATATAATTGGTAATTATATTATTGCTTTGCCAGAAAATAAATATGAAATGATCGATGTTTTTAATAAATATCAAGATGAAAAAAGAAAACTATTTTTGGAAAAATTAGCAGAAGAAAATAAGACATCGAGTGAAGGCGGCGATCAGTCGCAGGACAAGGAGATAAGCAAGGGGCTTAAAGATTCTGAGCGTCAACGAAGAGCCAATACGCCCAAACAAGATGCATCCCAAGAGAGTAATTCTCAAGAAGACAAGGAACTAAAAGAATTTAAAGAAGATGATGTTACCAATAAACAAGGTGATCTTGATGTCCGCAAGATAGCAAATGCCGTGCACTTTATCGTGAATGAAAAATCTAAGGGGATAAGTGATGCCTCGATTAGTAGTTTTTTAGAATCAACAAGCTCAAGTAGCGGTTTTTACTTAAATCCTGATGAATCACTGCTTGCGTGGAAGCTATATACGCAACTGTCAAAAGAAGAAAAAACATTCATCTTAAATCAATCGACTCGTGCTGGCAGTAATAACGTGCTTAACCTTGTGCGTGATCTACTGCAAAAAATTGTAGCAACTGAAGCAGCCAAAGGGGCAAAATCACAAACTCTATCTACTCGTATGTCCAATGAGCCTTCAGAGTACGAACAAGCTCAAGAGTTTGGCATGTCCTTAGAAGAGTATCGCGAACAAAAAG